The Puntigrus tetrazona isolate hp1 chromosome 16, ASM1883169v1, whole genome shotgun sequence genome includes a region encoding these proteins:
- the LOC122360779 gene encoding histone-lysine N-methyltransferase ASH1L-like isoform X9, giving the protein MDKKRQKTTPRLEKEEQNKRTEDRKKMRKTKGAEPEASSKNIASEVKKQQQPILEELTDTKSDQSDGNLRMKIGVGAKRTKKPPKSLENFICRPTIRISQRLAHGDGHSSCGGEVSSSEIRAAKQSHREIQKKDRNDCISPKASTRLSVPLPTSSKKVDATPVITASKKGSSKHLRKTDSKSLLASDGPSYAVQPQTDSKVPLSDRITSSTLLKQTYSPPAASSPPSSSQQNSSAQDSTQVLNAQKKKGEDIPTVEATTSSLSSNDMNIQTSQESSSNAENESESTLLPVACSENLVKQTLCLPKKTRIRESNVDKVLNAKEKEDGDSSCSKNMNYIVTNSRSKENGLLHQQSPSVKTPLLLTASDKSAESATPENSTCTPELQESRGRNKKHTESEFMDDTRNTTIESAQAVAVQSKDGSRAGHAIDKNKKRSRHGANQEEDVQCSSQPPGCAESQFNSSVPSDEPPSHSKQNIMSQRKQKAVQVTKMENLGEKMELLKTANVSSTACKKISQKSNLKKISSIKSSKAMSTQQIKSRQVGQPSKSKQLQNSSTQSENFSFEPPPKKRGRPKMVRMEETPQDTKSQKSSTKFPILEHVNVPDPENGLKLPKPAPKSLGQPKCSTSVQKKISKSLDSVSGKKSAEGKLKPSLSKARDAQISRKRNRLIMKTIITNINKMRVKKKDKVLTQFLSGQSQSNKSDFAQKDNEGDADCSVSDGTHSLSSLVTSFGGKLGPQINISKRGTIYIGKRRGRKPKAQRETSGQDSEQVLGQKSQQVLTESSNQLNSWSTSGEHSHSFDGQSPLRSSSYSFKNPDSPSPSPSSLRRKLPLGTREYDQHSAPKVTSSQKVKAVHEEKSKPPSSSQSAPCPSATSQLGSVRIQDHRTTHLGRSVLMEQERLKYKCHRKGHNCMSHDKIRRHKHKCKKKYLQLRAKRQDPAFLAEIEELVVRLSEIRIVHHISSRGCGDEAKSGRKSGKGKAHPHVLQCLPQNLHHPTMFQINFSGYYSPQSEFSRDSLHYVGMADFKRNNGCSPQPGEHIVTHCPVVHKLGFPLSGGSCYHPPYKMPLSTTSFGFGLYRGYPPSATIYPSSPFLPSYVHPYSKNPILSPSKFHKRKHKFLRRDSLLCGGKPQGTYTNVTSHSPSDWFSRNSWQREDNREQVRDKRFVDDGLREREGKEGLLGQSKLRKDHFRRGTPSNPPRSSSTPSKQADKHKTSPLSYIGPAHLRPVSKVRWAEHQQPWRWRESTQVEQGNRVLNQGAGSGYQEDDDEGDEDLPSPPLADRAGHHHTFLRNPNLASSSYSRVAAQRRIGEVRSASRNLMRPGSSLMNDCSAGGIRTSESFQIGGSLFSEHFSARPSFNERQERGGKEKRASISKTPFQTNDIRPFSSCTASKNSLSHLSDSKNTTQNKSKQKHVKKPLKKKAPRGQEVTGSEVKRRGRGRPRKNPTPCFSPPLPPTPLHHEATDSPPKRKKGERDDFTVLSEIESMAQHEKKKRRKERDETRSSEAQVDEGEDTGLSQEPSHSDACSPYQDPSVCVNSQSEKRSDVLAEKIYEWAGLYSNVYKSENPTDLSSPVHTDCLDYDPEEHEHGLLPAPIHVGKYLRLKRIDFQLPYDIYQLCAKEKRPKKSRKTPRKMAPPNGSVDVMSRTQTEDGSCKHQKLSVTHDCVSDSLNRNVSPRPNTEEIGKETSETENIENNLPNQPDPPKQQEKGNDAENIPSPLLMMPLSCEERSFVLEHGIFLVRNYEKMRDRQALLLREEVTEREEENKEDRGSCQKGDQKGDLEDTSTKPVPDSLEPAV; this is encoded by the exons ATGGATAAGAAAAGGCAAAAGACAACACCTAGACTGGAGaaagaagaacaaaataaaaggaCAGAAGACAGGAAGAAGATGAGAAAAACCAAAGGGGCTGAACCAGAAGCTTCCTCAAAGAATATTGCCAGTGAAGTTaagaagcagcagcagcctaTTCTGGAGGAGTTAACAGATACAAAGTCTGACCAGTCAGATGGAAATTTGAGAATGAAAATAGGGGTTGGAGCGAAACGGACAAAGAAGCCCCCAAAGAGCCTTGAGAACTTCATATGCAGGCCCACAATCAGAATCTCTCAGAGGCTTGCACATGGAGATGGTCATAGTTCATGTGGAGGTGAAGTCTCCAGTTCTGAGATCAGAGCAGCCAAGCAGTCACATCGTGAGATTCAGAAAAAAGATAGGAACGATTGCATTTCTCCAAAAGCATCCACAAGGCTGAGTGTCCCACTTCCCACTTCATCCAAAAAGGTTGACGCTACACCAGTCATTACAGCCTCTAAAAAG GGTTCATCAAAGCACTTGAGGAAGACTGACTCAAAGTCATTATTAGCATCAGATGGACCTTCGTATGCAGTTCAACCACAGACAGATAGCAAAGTACCTCTTTCAGATAGGATAACCTCCTCTACTTTGCTAAAGCAGACGTATTCACCTCCAGCTGcttcttctcctccttcctCGTCACAACAGAACTCGAGTGCACAAGACAGCACCCAAgttttaaatgctcaaaaaaaGAAGGGTGAAGATATCCCAACTGTAGAAGCAACGACCTCCTCCCTCAGTTCAAATGATATGAATATTCAGACATCTCAGGAGTCTTCTTCcaatgctgaaaatgaaagtgaaagcaCATTACTTCCAGTAGCATGCAGTGAGAATTTAGTAAAGCAAACTCTCTGCCTTCCAAAAAAGACTAGAATTAGGGAAAGTAATGTTGACAaggttttaaatgcaaaagagaaagaagatgGTGATTCCTCATGTTCCAAAAACATGAATTACATTGTAACTAATAGCAGGAGTAAGGAAAATGGTTTATTGCATCAGCAAAGTCCCTCTGTCAAGACACCATTGCTTCTTACTGCTTCCGACAAATCTGCAGAATCAGCAACTCCCGAGAACAGCACTTGTACGCCAGAGTTACAGGAGAGTAGAGGAAGGAATAAGAAGCATACTGAAAGTGAATTCATGGATGACACCAGAAATACCACTATAGAATCTGCTCAAGCTGTTGCTGTCCAGTCAAAAGATGGCAGCAGGGCGGGGCATGCCATTGACAAGAATAAGAAAAGATCTAGGCACGGTGCAAACCAGGAAGAAGATGTGCAGTGCTCCTCTCAACCCCCTGGGTGTGCAGAATCTCAGTTTAACAGTTCTGTTCCAAGTGATGAGCCACCTTCACATTCCAAACAAAACATCATGTCACAGAGGAAACAAAAAGCTGTTCAGGTGACTAAGATGGAAAATCTGGGCGAGAAGATGGAGCTGTTGAAGACTGCTAATGTTAGCTCTACTGCCTGTAAAAAGATTTCACAAAAAtcaaaccttaaaaaaatttcttccattaAGTCGTCAAAGGCTATGTCAACACAGCAGATTAAATCAAGACAAGTTGGACAACCTTCTAAATCTAAACAACTGCAAAATTCATCAACTCAATCAGAAAACTTTTCCTTTGAGCCCCCTCCTAAAAAAAGGGGTCGTCCAAAAATGGTCAGGATGGAAGAGACTCCTCAAGATACTAAGTCTCAGAAGTCTTCTACTAAATTCCCTATACTTGAACATGTAAATGTCCCTGATCCAGAGAATGGCCTGAAACTCCCAAAGCCAGCTCCCAAATCACTAGGTCAACCCAAATGTTCCACCTCTgtccagaaaaaaatatctaaatcatTAGACTCAGTATCAGGGAAGAAGAGTGCTGAAGGAAAACTCAAACCCTCCTTGTCTAAGGCTAGAGATGCTCAGATCAGCCGCAAACGAAACAGGTTGATAATGAAGACAATAATCACAAATATCAATAAGATGAGAGTAAAAAAGAAGGATAAGGTACTCACACAGTTCCTTTCAGGGCAAAGCCAAAGTAACAAATCAGATTTTGCTCAGAAAGACAATGAGGGTGATGCAGATTGTTCAGTTTCAGATGGAACGCATTCTTTATCCTCACTTGTTACTTCTTTTGGGGGAAAACTTGGTCCACAGATTAACATCAGCAAACGTGGGACTATCTACATAGGAAAAAGGAGAGGTCGTAAACCTAAAGCTCAAAGAGAAACTTCTGGTCAAGACTCAGAACAAGTTCTGGGTCAAAAGTCTCAGCAAGTCTTGACAGAGTCTTCTAATCAGTTAAACTCCTGGTCCACATCTGGTGAACATAGTCATTCATTTGATGGCCAGTCTCCTTTGCGCAGCTCTtcctattcatttaaaaatcctGATTCCCCTTCACCCAGTCCTAGTTCTTTACGAAGAAAGCTTCCTCTCGGCACTCGTGAATATGATCAACATTCTGCTCCAAAGGTAACCAGTTCCCAAAAGGTTAAAGCAGTGCACGAAGAGAAATCAAAACCTCCTTCCTCCTCACAATCTGCACCATGCCCTTCAGCCACATCCCAGTTAGGCTCTGTAAGGATTCAAGACCACAGAACTACACACCTTGGGCGATCAGTATTGATGGAGCAAGAAAGACTCAAATACAAGTGCCATAGAAAAGGTCATAATTGCATGAGTCATGATAAGATTAGGAgacataaacacaaatgtaaaaagaagTATCTTCAACTTAGGGCCAAAAGGCAAGACCCAGCCTTCCTGGCAGAAATTGAGGAGTTAGTGGTCAGACTTAGTGAGATTCGTATTGTACATCATATCTCATCACGAGGGTGTGGGGATGAAGCTAAATCTGGGAGGAAGAGTGGAAAAGGGAAAGCTCATCCTCATGTTCTTCAGTGTCTACCACAAAACCTTCATCATCCAACCATGTTTCAAATCAACTTCAGTGGTTACTACTCCCCTCAGTCAGAATTTTCTCGTGACTCTCTGCATTATGTCGGAATGGCAGATTTTAAGAGGAACAATGGATGTTCACCTCAACCAGGTGAACATATTGTCACACATTGCCCTGTAGTGCACAAACTTGGCTTCCCGCTGTCAGGAGGCAGTTGTTACCATCCACCATACAAAATGCCACTCTCTACCACTTCGTTTGGTTTTGGACTTTATAGAGGATACCCTCCGTCTGCAACTATATACCCTTCGTCACCCTTTTTACCCTCTTATGTGCACCCCTACTCCAAAAATCCCATTTTAAGCCCATCAAAGTTCCATAAAAGGAAGCACAAGTTTCTGAGACGTGACTCTCTACTTTGTGGCGGGAAACCACAGGGGACGTACACTAATGTAACATCTCATTCCCCTAGTGACTGGTTCAGTAGAAATAGCTGGCAAAGAGAAGACAACAGAGAGCAGGTTAGAGATAAAAGGTTTGTGGATGATGGGcttagagaaagagaaggaaaagaagGTTTGCTAGGACAAAGTAAGCTCAGAAAAGACCATTTCAGAAGGGGTACGCCCTCAAATCCCCCCCGCTCTTCCTCAACACCCTCAAAACaagcagacaaacacaaaacttcACCACTTTCATATATAGGACCTGCACATCTGAGGCCGGTATCAAAAGTTAGATGGGCAGAGCATCAGCAGCCATGGAGGTGGAGAGAAAGCACTCAGGTAGAGCAGGGGAACAGGGTTTTAAACCAAGGAGCTGGATCAGGGTACCAAGAGGACGACGATGAAGGTGATGAAGACCTACCATCACCTCCCCTAGCAGACAGAGCTGGCCACCATCACACTTTCCTGAGGAACCCCAACCTTGCTAGTAGTTCGTACAGTCGAGTGGCAGCTCAAAGGAGGATTGGTGAAGTTCGGTCTGCTTCAAGAAACTTAATGAGACCTGGAAGCTCATTGATGAATGATTGCTCAGCTGGAGGCATAAGAACATCAG AGAGCTTCCAGATTGGCGGTTCACTCTTCTCTGAGCACTTCTCCGCCAGACCCTCTTTTAATGAACGtcaagagagaggaggaaaagagaaaagagccAGCATCAGCAAAACACCCTTTCAGACCAACGATATCAGGCCTTTTTCCTCTTGTACCGCCTCCAAAAACAGCCTTTCTCATTTAAGCGATTCTAAAAATACGACGCAGAACAAAAGTAAACAGAAACATGTCAAAAAGCCTCTTAAGAAAAAGGCTCCCAGAGGTCAAGAGGTCACAGGAAGTGAGGTGAAGAGAAGAGGACGAGGTCGACCGAGAAAAAACCCCACACCATGTTTTTCTCCACCTTTACCTCCCACACCTTTGCATCATGAAGCCACAGATTCTCCTCCCAAACGTAAAAAAGGTGAAAGAGATGACTTCACAGTACTCAGTGAGATTGAATCCATGGCTCAacatgagaaaaagaaaagacggaaagaaagagatgaaacGCGGAGCAGTGAAGCGCAGGTAGATGAAGGAGAAGACACAGGTCTGAGCCAAGAGCCTTCACACAGCGACGCATGCTCACCTTACCAGGATCCATCAGTGTGTgtaaacagccaatcagagaagaGGTCAGACGTGCTAGCTGAAAAGATATATGAGTGGGCGGGGCTTTACTCAAATGTGTATAAAAGCGAGAA CCCCACAGATCTGTCCTCTCCGGTACACACAGACTGTCTTGACTATGATCCTGAAGAACATGAGCATGGTCTACTTCCTGCACCTATACACGTAG gaaaGTATCTGAGGCTGAAACGGATTGACTTTCAGTTGCCCTATGACATATATCAACTGTGTGCAAAGGAAAAG CGTCCAAAAAAGTCACGAAAAACCCCAAGAAAGATGGCCCCACCCA ATGGATCTGTTGATGTAATGTCTCGCACTCAGACCGAAGACGGTTCCTGTAAACATCAGAAGCTCAGTGTGACTCATGACTGCGTTTCTGACAGCCTTAATag GAATGTCAGTCCTAGACCTAATACAGAAGAGATTGGAAAAGAAACGAGTGAAActgaaaacattgaaaataatctTCCCAATCAACCCGACCCTCCAAAACAGCAG GAGAAaggcaatgatgctgaaaatatccCCTCCCCTCTCCTGATGATGCCCTTGTCTTGTGAGGAGAG GAGCTTCGTCTTGGAGCATGGCATTTTTCTGGTGAGAAACTATGAGAaaatgagagacagacaggcatTGCTCCTGAGAGAGGAGGTGACAGAGCGAGAGGAAGAAAACAAAGAAGATAGAGGGAGCTGCCAGAAGGGGGATCAGAAAGGGGATCTCGAAGACACCAGCACTAA
- the LOC122360779 gene encoding histone-lysine N-methyltransferase ASH1L-like isoform X7 yields the protein MDKKRQKTTPRLEKEEQNKRTEDRKKMRKTKGAEPEASSKNIASEVKKQQQPILEELTDTKSDQSDGNLRMKIGVGAKRTKKPPKSLENFICRPTIRISQRLAHGDGHSSCGGEVSSSEIRAAKQSHREIQKKDRNDCISPKASTRLSVPLPTSSKKVDATPVITASKKGSSKHLRKTDSKSLLASDGPSYAVQPQTDSKVPLSDRITSSTLLKQTYSPPAASSPPSSSQQNSSAQDSTQVLNAQKKKGEDIPTVEATTSSLSSNDMNIQTSQESSSNAENESESTLLPVACSENLVKQTLCLPKKTRIRESNVDKVLNAKEKEDGDSSCSKNMNYIVTNSRSKENGLLHQQSPSVKTPLLLTASDKSAESATPENSTCTPELQESRGRNKKHTESEFMDDTRNTTIESAQAVAVQSKDGSRAGHAIDKNKKRSRHGANQEEDVQCSSQPPGCAESQFNSSVPSDEPPSHSKQNIMSQRKQKAVQVTKMENLGEKMELLKTANVSSTACKKISQKSNLKKISSIKSSKAMSTQQIKSRQVGQPSKSKQLQNSSTQSENFSFEPPPKKRGRPKMVRMEETPQDTKSQKSSTKFPILEHVNVPDPENGLKLPKPAPKSLGQPKCSTSVQKKISKSLDSVSGKKSAEGKLKPSLSKARDAQISRKRNRLIMKTIITNINKMRVKKKDKVLTQFLSGQSQSNKSDFAQKDNEGDADCSVSDGTHSLSSLVTSFGGKLGPQINISKRGTIYIGKRRGRKPKAQRETSGQDSEQVLGQKSQQVLTESSNQLNSWSTSGEHSHSFDGQSPLRSSSYSFKNPDSPSPSPSSLRRKLPLGTREYDQHSAPKVTSSQKVKAVHEEKSKPPSSSQSAPCPSATSQLGSVRIQDHRTTHLGRSVLMEQERLKYKCHRKGHNCMSHDKIRRHKHKCKKKYLQLRAKRQDPAFLAEIEELVVRLSEIRIVHHISSRGCGDEAKSGRKSGKGKAHPHVLQCLPQNLHHPTMFQINFSGYYSPQSEFSRDSLHYVGMADFKRNNGCSPQPGEHIVTHCPVVHKLGFPLSGGSCYHPPYKMPLSTTSFGFGLYRGYPPSATIYPSSPFLPSYVHPYSKNPILSPSKFHKRKHKFLRRDSLLCGGKPQGTYTNVTSHSPSDWFSRNSWQREDNREQVRDKRFVDDGLREREGKEGLLGQSKLRKDHFRRGTPSNPPRSSSTPSKQADKHKTSPLSYIGPAHLRPVSKVRWAEHQQPWRWRESTQVEQGNRVLNQGAGSGYQEDDDEGDEDLPSPPLADRAGHHHTFLRNPNLASSSYSRVAAQRRIGEVRSASRNLMRPGSSLMNDCSAGGIRTSESFQIGGSLFSEHFSARPSFNERQERGGKEKRASISKTPFQTNDIRPFSSCTASKNSLSHLSDSKNTTQNKSKQKHVKKPLKKKAPRGQEVTGSEVKRRGRGRPRKNPTPCFSPPLPPTPLHHEATDSPPKRKKGERDDFTVLSEIESMAQHEKKKRRKERDETRSSEAQVDEGEDTGLSQEPSHSDACSPYQDPSVCVNSQSEKRSDVLAEKIYEWAGLYSNVYKSENPTDLSSPVHTDCLDYDPEEHEHGLLPAPIHVGKYLRLKRIDFQLPYDIYQLCAKEKRPKKSRKTPRKMAPPNGSVDVMSRTQTEDGSCKHQKLSVTHDCVSDSLNRNVSPRPNTEEIGKETSETENIENNLPNQPDPPKQQEKGNDAENIPSPLLMMPLSCEERSFVLEHGIFLVRNYEKMRDRQALLLREEVTEREEENKEDRGSCQKGDQKGDLEDTSTKVIWTNPRRSSAEPVLQKEIRLGSRRSQYTAEAAPLRPL from the exons ATGGATAAGAAAAGGCAAAAGACAACACCTAGACTGGAGaaagaagaacaaaataaaaggaCAGAAGACAGGAAGAAGATGAGAAAAACCAAAGGGGCTGAACCAGAAGCTTCCTCAAAGAATATTGCCAGTGAAGTTaagaagcagcagcagcctaTTCTGGAGGAGTTAACAGATACAAAGTCTGACCAGTCAGATGGAAATTTGAGAATGAAAATAGGGGTTGGAGCGAAACGGACAAAGAAGCCCCCAAAGAGCCTTGAGAACTTCATATGCAGGCCCACAATCAGAATCTCTCAGAGGCTTGCACATGGAGATGGTCATAGTTCATGTGGAGGTGAAGTCTCCAGTTCTGAGATCAGAGCAGCCAAGCAGTCACATCGTGAGATTCAGAAAAAAGATAGGAACGATTGCATTTCTCCAAAAGCATCCACAAGGCTGAGTGTCCCACTTCCCACTTCATCCAAAAAGGTTGACGCTACACCAGTCATTACAGCCTCTAAAAAG GGTTCATCAAAGCACTTGAGGAAGACTGACTCAAAGTCATTATTAGCATCAGATGGACCTTCGTATGCAGTTCAACCACAGACAGATAGCAAAGTACCTCTTTCAGATAGGATAACCTCCTCTACTTTGCTAAAGCAGACGTATTCACCTCCAGCTGcttcttctcctccttcctCGTCACAACAGAACTCGAGTGCACAAGACAGCACCCAAgttttaaatgctcaaaaaaaGAAGGGTGAAGATATCCCAACTGTAGAAGCAACGACCTCCTCCCTCAGTTCAAATGATATGAATATTCAGACATCTCAGGAGTCTTCTTCcaatgctgaaaatgaaagtgaaagcaCATTACTTCCAGTAGCATGCAGTGAGAATTTAGTAAAGCAAACTCTCTGCCTTCCAAAAAAGACTAGAATTAGGGAAAGTAATGTTGACAaggttttaaatgcaaaagagaaagaagatgGTGATTCCTCATGTTCCAAAAACATGAATTACATTGTAACTAATAGCAGGAGTAAGGAAAATGGTTTATTGCATCAGCAAAGTCCCTCTGTCAAGACACCATTGCTTCTTACTGCTTCCGACAAATCTGCAGAATCAGCAACTCCCGAGAACAGCACTTGTACGCCAGAGTTACAGGAGAGTAGAGGAAGGAATAAGAAGCATACTGAAAGTGAATTCATGGATGACACCAGAAATACCACTATAGAATCTGCTCAAGCTGTTGCTGTCCAGTCAAAAGATGGCAGCAGGGCGGGGCATGCCATTGACAAGAATAAGAAAAGATCTAGGCACGGTGCAAACCAGGAAGAAGATGTGCAGTGCTCCTCTCAACCCCCTGGGTGTGCAGAATCTCAGTTTAACAGTTCTGTTCCAAGTGATGAGCCACCTTCACATTCCAAACAAAACATCATGTCACAGAGGAAACAAAAAGCTGTTCAGGTGACTAAGATGGAAAATCTGGGCGAGAAGATGGAGCTGTTGAAGACTGCTAATGTTAGCTCTACTGCCTGTAAAAAGATTTCACAAAAAtcaaaccttaaaaaaatttcttccattaAGTCGTCAAAGGCTATGTCAACACAGCAGATTAAATCAAGACAAGTTGGACAACCTTCTAAATCTAAACAACTGCAAAATTCATCAACTCAATCAGAAAACTTTTCCTTTGAGCCCCCTCCTAAAAAAAGGGGTCGTCCAAAAATGGTCAGGATGGAAGAGACTCCTCAAGATACTAAGTCTCAGAAGTCTTCTACTAAATTCCCTATACTTGAACATGTAAATGTCCCTGATCCAGAGAATGGCCTGAAACTCCCAAAGCCAGCTCCCAAATCACTAGGTCAACCCAAATGTTCCACCTCTgtccagaaaaaaatatctaaatcatTAGACTCAGTATCAGGGAAGAAGAGTGCTGAAGGAAAACTCAAACCCTCCTTGTCTAAGGCTAGAGATGCTCAGATCAGCCGCAAACGAAACAGGTTGATAATGAAGACAATAATCACAAATATCAATAAGATGAGAGTAAAAAAGAAGGATAAGGTACTCACACAGTTCCTTTCAGGGCAAAGCCAAAGTAACAAATCAGATTTTGCTCAGAAAGACAATGAGGGTGATGCAGATTGTTCAGTTTCAGATGGAACGCATTCTTTATCCTCACTTGTTACTTCTTTTGGGGGAAAACTTGGTCCACAGATTAACATCAGCAAACGTGGGACTATCTACATAGGAAAAAGGAGAGGTCGTAAACCTAAAGCTCAAAGAGAAACTTCTGGTCAAGACTCAGAACAAGTTCTGGGTCAAAAGTCTCAGCAAGTCTTGACAGAGTCTTCTAATCAGTTAAACTCCTGGTCCACATCTGGTGAACATAGTCATTCATTTGATGGCCAGTCTCCTTTGCGCAGCTCTtcctattcatttaaaaatcctGATTCCCCTTCACCCAGTCCTAGTTCTTTACGAAGAAAGCTTCCTCTCGGCACTCGTGAATATGATCAACATTCTGCTCCAAAGGTAACCAGTTCCCAAAAGGTTAAAGCAGTGCACGAAGAGAAATCAAAACCTCCTTCCTCCTCACAATCTGCACCATGCCCTTCAGCCACATCCCAGTTAGGCTCTGTAAGGATTCAAGACCACAGAACTACACACCTTGGGCGATCAGTATTGATGGAGCAAGAAAGACTCAAATACAAGTGCCATAGAAAAGGTCATAATTGCATGAGTCATGATAAGATTAGGAgacataaacacaaatgtaaaaagaagTATCTTCAACTTAGGGCCAAAAGGCAAGACCCAGCCTTCCTGGCAGAAATTGAGGAGTTAGTGGTCAGACTTAGTGAGATTCGTATTGTACATCATATCTCATCACGAGGGTGTGGGGATGAAGCTAAATCTGGGAGGAAGAGTGGAAAAGGGAAAGCTCATCCTCATGTTCTTCAGTGTCTACCACAAAACCTTCATCATCCAACCATGTTTCAAATCAACTTCAGTGGTTACTACTCCCCTCAGTCAGAATTTTCTCGTGACTCTCTGCATTATGTCGGAATGGCAGATTTTAAGAGGAACAATGGATGTTCACCTCAACCAGGTGAACATATTGTCACACATTGCCCTGTAGTGCACAAACTTGGCTTCCCGCTGTCAGGAGGCAGTTGTTACCATCCACCATACAAAATGCCACTCTCTACCACTTCGTTTGGTTTTGGACTTTATAGAGGATACCCTCCGTCTGCAACTATATACCCTTCGTCACCCTTTTTACCCTCTTATGTGCACCCCTACTCCAAAAATCCCATTTTAAGCCCATCAAAGTTCCATAAAAGGAAGCACAAGTTTCTGAGACGTGACTCTCTACTTTGTGGCGGGAAACCACAGGGGACGTACACTAATGTAACATCTCATTCCCCTAGTGACTGGTTCAGTAGAAATAGCTGGCAAAGAGAAGACAACAGAGAGCAGGTTAGAGATAAAAGGTTTGTGGATGATGGGcttagagaaagagaaggaaaagaagGTTTGCTAGGACAAAGTAAGCTCAGAAAAGACCATTTCAGAAGGGGTACGCCCTCAAATCCCCCCCGCTCTTCCTCAACACCCTCAAAACaagcagacaaacacaaaacttcACCACTTTCATATATAGGACCTGCACATCTGAGGCCGGTATCAAAAGTTAGATGGGCAGAGCATCAGCAGCCATGGAGGTGGAGAGAAAGCACTCAGGTAGAGCAGGGGAACAGGGTTTTAAACCAAGGAGCTGGATCAGGGTACCAAGAGGACGACGATGAAGGTGATGAAGACCTACCATCACCTCCCCTAGCAGACAGAGCTGGCCACCATCACACTTTCCTGAGGAACCCCAACCTTGCTAGTAGTTCGTACAGTCGAGTGGCAGCTCAAAGGAGGATTGGTGAAGTTCGGTCTGCTTCAAGAAACTTAATGAGACCTGGAAGCTCATTGATGAATGATTGCTCAGCTGGAGGCATAAGAACATCAG AGAGCTTCCAGATTGGCGGTTCACTCTTCTCTGAGCACTTCTCCGCCAGACCCTCTTTTAATGAACGtcaagagagaggaggaaaagagaaaagagccAGCATCAGCAAAACACCCTTTCAGACCAACGATATCAGGCCTTTTTCCTCTTGTACCGCCTCCAAAAACAGCCTTTCTCATTTAAGCGATTCTAAAAATACGACGCAGAACAAAAGTAAACAGAAACATGTCAAAAAGCCTCTTAAGAAAAAGGCTCCCAGAGGTCAAGAGGTCACAGGAAGTGAGGTGAAGAGAAGAGGACGAGGTCGACCGAGAAAAAACCCCACACCATGTTTTTCTCCACCTTTACCTCCCACACCTTTGCATCATGAAGCCACAGATTCTCCTCCCAAACGTAAAAAAGGTGAAAGAGATGACTTCACAGTACTCAGTGAGATTGAATCCATGGCTCAacatgagaaaaagaaaagacggaaagaaagagatgaaacGCGGAGCAGTGAAGCGCAGGTAGATGAAGGAGAAGACACAGGTCTGAGCCAAGAGCCTTCACACAGCGACGCATGCTCACCTTACCAGGATCCATCAGTGTGTgtaaacagccaatcagagaagaGGTCAGACGTGCTAGCTGAAAAGATATATGAGTGGGCGGGGCTTTACTCAAATGTGTATAAAAGCGAGAA CCCCACAGATCTGTCCTCTCCGGTACACACAGACTGTCTTGACTATGATCCTGAAGAACATGAGCATGGTCTACTTCCTGCACCTATACACGTAG gaaaGTATCTGAGGCTGAAACGGATTGACTTTCAGTTGCCCTATGACATATATCAACTGTGTGCAAAGGAAAAG CGTCCAAAAAAGTCACGAAAAACCCCAAGAAAGATGGCCCCACCCA ATGGATCTGTTGATGTAATGTCTCGCACTCAGACCGAAGACGGTTCCTGTAAACATCAGAAGCTCAGTGTGACTCATGACTGCGTTTCTGACAGCCTTAATag GAATGTCAGTCCTAGACCTAATACAGAAGAGATTGGAAAAGAAACGAGTGAAActgaaaacattgaaaataatctTCCCAATCAACCCGACCCTCCAAAACAGCAG GAGAAaggcaatgatgctgaaaatatccCCTCCCCTCTCCTGATGATGCCCTTGTCTTGTGAGGAGAG GAGCTTCGTCTTGGAGCATGGCATTTTTCTGGTGAGAAACTATGAGAaaatgagagacagacaggcatTGCTCCTGAGAGAGGAGGTGACAGAGCGAGAGGAAGAAAACAAAGAAGATAGAGGGAGCTGCCAGAAGGGGGATCAGAAAGGGGATCTCGAAGACACCAGCACTAA